From one Microbacterium aurum genomic stretch:
- the metX gene encoding homoserine O-acetyltransferase MetX has protein sequence MDWQTSEDTVPSAPITEADARLLRARPPATGAWRDGDPAGERRFAAFGAFATEGGEELPGIRLAYESWGELNAARDNAVLILHALTGDSHVRGPAGPGHPTAGWWDDIVGPGAPVDTDRWFVVAPNMLGGCQGSTGPSSIAPDGYEWASRFPYLTIRDQVAAQVRLADALGVDRWAAVIGGSMGGMHALEWGVGHPERVERLAVLSAPPVTTADQIALNGVQLEAIQIDPRFAGGEYYDAPDGEGPHRGLALARRMALLNYRSPTELNQRFQRSWQSDKSPLGHGGRFAVESYLDFHGNKFTRRFDANSYIALVDAMDSHDVGRDRGGIEDALARVTATTLVLGIDSDRLFPVDGQHRIARGIRSTIDDGAVVLSSDFGHDGFLIETAAVGAHLRRLLQA, from the coding sequence ATGGACTGGCAGACCTCCGAAGACACGGTGCCCTCCGCGCCGATCACGGAGGCCGACGCGCGCCTGCTGCGCGCGCGTCCGCCGGCGACCGGCGCATGGCGCGACGGCGATCCGGCCGGCGAGCGTCGTTTCGCGGCCTTCGGCGCGTTCGCCACCGAGGGCGGGGAGGAGCTCCCCGGCATCCGTCTCGCCTACGAGTCCTGGGGCGAGCTGAACGCCGCCCGCGACAACGCGGTCCTCATCCTGCACGCCCTCACCGGCGACAGCCATGTGCGCGGGCCCGCGGGACCGGGCCACCCGACGGCGGGCTGGTGGGATGACATCGTCGGGCCGGGCGCCCCCGTCGACACCGATCGCTGGTTCGTCGTGGCGCCGAACATGCTGGGCGGATGCCAGGGCTCGACCGGCCCGTCCTCCATCGCGCCGGACGGCTACGAGTGGGCCTCCCGCTTCCCGTACCTCACGATCCGCGACCAGGTCGCCGCGCAGGTGCGCCTGGCCGACGCGCTCGGCGTCGACCGGTGGGCGGCGGTCATCGGCGGCTCGATGGGCGGCATGCACGCCCTGGAGTGGGGCGTCGGGCACCCCGAGCGGGTGGAGCGCCTCGCGGTGCTGTCGGCACCGCCGGTGACGACGGCCGACCAGATCGCCCTCAACGGCGTGCAGCTGGAGGCGATCCAGATCGACCCCCGGTTCGCCGGCGGCGAGTACTACGACGCCCCCGACGGCGAGGGCCCCCACCGGGGGCTGGCACTCGCCCGGCGGATGGCGCTGCTGAACTACCGCAGCCCCACCGAGCTCAACCAGCGCTTCCAGCGGTCATGGCAGTCCGACAAGAGCCCGCTCGGGCACGGCGGCCGGTTCGCGGTGGAGAGCTACCTCGACTTCCACGGCAACAAGTTCACGCGCCGCTTCGACGCGAACAGCTACATCGCGCTCGTCGACGCCATGGACTCCCACGATGTCGGCCGCGACCGCGGCGGCATCGAGGACGCGCTCGCGCGCGTCACGGCGACGACGCTCGTGCTCGGCATCGACAGCGACCGGCTGTTCCCCGTCGACGGCCAGCACCGCATCGCCCGCGGCATCCGCTCGACGATCGACGACGGCGCCGTCGTCCTCTCCAGCGACTTCGGCCACGACGGGTTCCTCATCGAGACCGCCGCCGTCGGCGCGCACCTGCGCCGCCTGCTGCAGGCCTGA